The DNA window ATTTATCAAACTTTTTTTAGTTGCCGGGATATTATTAATTTGTACTCAGTCTTATGCTGCTCCTCAACTGCCAAAAGATATAAAATGGCTTACAAATAATTCCGACCCTGTATTTGCTTGTACTGATGCAAAAAAAGGAGGGATATTTCATACCGCTTTGATGAGTTTTCCTATGACTTTTCGCGTTGTAGGGCCTGATTCCAATAGCAGCTTCAGAAGTGCTATTTTGGGTAATCAGCTATCTCTTATAGGAATTCATCCGAATACTTTAAATATTATTCCCGAGATTGCAACTCACTGGGCTTTTGGTAAAGATAAAAAAACCATGTATTTCAAGCTTAACAAAAAAGCTCGCTGGTCGGACGGAGTACCTGTGACAGCAGCTGATTTTGCCTATACGCTTGATTTCATGCGCTCAAAACATATAGTTGCCCCCTGGTATAATGATTACTATGCCAAAGAGATAGACCGGGTTATTGTATATGATGACTATACCCTTGCAGTTGTTGCAACAAAAGCGGAACCGGATCTTTATCTAAAACTGGGAATAAGTCCCACCCCCCGTCATTATTATAAAAAGCTGGATAAGAATTTTGTCAGAAAATATAACTGGAAGATTGTGCCAAACACAGGGCCATATCAAATAAGTGATTTTGTCAAAGGAAAAACTGTAGCATTTAAACGCAAAATTAATTGGTGGGGAGAAAATCTTAAATATTTTAAAAATCGTTATAACGTGGACAAAATAATATTCAAGGTAATCAGGGACAGTAATATAATCTGGGAGTATTTTAAAAAAGGGAAAATAGATGAGTACAACATGACCATTCCGGAATACTGGCATGTGAAATCAAAGACACAGGTTATAGAAAACGGCTATGTTCACAAAATCTGGTTTTTTAATGATACCCAGCAGTCTGCAACGGGGCTGTGGCTTAATCAGGATAAGGAAATATTCAAGGATATATATGTTAGATATGCTTTTGCACATGCAATGAATGTAGAAAAAGTTATAGAAAAAGTATTACGAAACGATTATTTCAGACTCGAACATGGATTTATGGGTTATGGGCATTATTCCAATGAGAAGATAAGAGCAAGAAGGTTTGATCTTAATAAAGTTGACTTTTATATGAAAAAAGCAGGCTGGAAACGCGGCTCAGACGGCATATGGGAAAAAGGGAAAAATCGTTTTTCGGTAAATGTCGCTTACGGTCATGATGAACATACTCCACGGCTTGTAGTTTTAAAGGAAGAAGCAAAAAAAGCAGGGATTGAGCTTTTACTGCAAAAGCTTGACCCAACAGCCGTTTATAAAAAAGTTCTTGAAAAAAAGCATGATGTGGCATGGATGGGTTGGAGTACTTCCTTTAGGCCGCAATATTGGGAACATTTTCACTCGGCAAATGCTCACAAGCCTCAAACAAACAATATCACAAACACCGATAACCCTGAAATGGACAAACTCATAGATGCATACCGCAATTCGCTTGTAGAAAAAGAACGGATAAAACTATCACTTGAAATACAACAAAAAATACATGATCTTTGTGTTTTTGTGCCGACGTTCATGGTGCCTTACACCCGTGATGCTTATTGGAGATGGTGGAAATTTCCAAAAGTTTTTGGAACCAAAAATTCTACTGATTTATTTGATCCTTTCAGCAGTATGACAGGCGGTCTCTTCTGGTTTGACGCCAACAGCTATGATGAAACTAAAAAAGCCATGAAAAAGGGCGAAGAATTTGACCCTGTTTCTATGACAGATGAAACTTATAAAATGAAAACAATAACAATGAAAATTCAGTGATAAGTAATGGCTGAAAATGAAATATTAAAAGTTGAAAACCTTGTTACATCCTTTAATACGGAAGCAGGCAGAATCCGTGCAGTAGATGATGTCAGCTTTGCTGTAAACAAAGGAGAAGTTTTCGGTATAGTAGGAGAATCAGGATGCGGAAAAAGTGTTACGGCTCTTTCTATAATGAGGCTTCTCCCGAAACCGGCCGGACAAATTGATAGTGGGCGCATTATTTTTTCAGGAACCGATATAGTATCTTTGCCTGTAGAAAGCATGCATCAGATACGGGGAAATAAAATTTCCATGATCTTTCAGGAACCCATGACTGCCTTAAATCCGGTTCATACCATAGGCGATCAGATAAATGAAGTATATCTTCTTCGAAATCCGGGAAGGAAGATAAAAGATATCAGGGAAGATTCCATAGAAATGCTTAAAAAAGTAGGTATTTCAGATCCTGAAAAACGCATTAAAGATTATCCTCACAGCATATCAGGCGGCATGCGGCAAAGAGTAATGATTGCAATGGCTCTTGCCTGCAAGCCTGATGTCCTTATTGCGGATGAACCTACAACCGCTTTAGATGTAACGATACAGGCACAAATACTGGATCTGATGAAAAAACTTCAGGATGAAACCGGTATGGCAATAATATTTATAACCCATGCGCTTGGTGTGATAGCTGAAACAAGCAAAAGAGTACTTGTGATGTATGCAGGGAAAATAGCCGAAACAGCGCCGGTGGAAAGTCTTTTCAAAAAACCTATGCACCCTTATACAAAAGGACTTTTTTTATCCATTCCGCGTCTTGAAGGAAAAAGAAAAACAAGGCTTCATGTAATAAAAGGTGCAGTTCCTGCTCTTAACGAACTTCCCGAAGGTTGCAGGTTTAAAAATCGTTGCCCGGAAGCTATGGATATATGCGGAACAGTTTCTCCTCCTTCTGTTCGTATTGAAGATAACCATTTTGTGAGCTGCTATCTTTATGTCTGAATACCTCATTGAAACAAAAAACATTAAGGTACATTTTCCAGTTTATGGAGGCATATTACGTCGAAAAACAGGAAAAGTATATGCTGTAGACGGCGTATCCATTAAAGTGAAAAAAGGTGAGACAATAGGGCTTGTAGGTGAGTCAGGCTGCGGTAAAACAACAACAGGGCGTGCGATTATAAGACTTTATAATTTGACGAAAGGGGATATATTTTTTGAGGGAGAAAATATTTCCCGTTTAAGTGACAGGGAAATGAGGCCGCATAGAAGAAATATGCAGATGATTTTCCAGGACCCTTTCGAATCATTGGATGCAAGGCAAACTATCGGAGATATATTGGAAGAACCTTTACTAGTTCATAAATTGGGTTCATCACAAACAAGACTGGAAGAAGTGTTAAATCTCTTATCGCGGGTTGGGATACCGCAAAACGCAGTAAACCGTTTTCCGCATGAATTCAGTGGCGGGCAGCGCCAGAGAATAGGAATAGCAAGGTCTATCGCCTTAAAGCCCAAACTGATAGTGTGCGATGAACCGGTATCGGCTCTTGATGTTTCTATCCAATCGCAGATACTTAATCTTCTTATTGACCTTCAATCTGAGATGAATCTTACTTATATTTTTATCGCACATGATCTGTCGGTTGTTAAACATATTTCGGATAATATAGCAGTGATGTATTTAGGAAAAATCGTGGAATATACTGATGCCGACAGCATTTATGAAAATCCTCTGCATCCCTATACAAAGGCATTGATATCCGCAATTCCAGTTCCTGACCCTTCAATTAAAAATAAAAAAATTGTGCTTTACGGAGATGTCCCTTCTCCTTTAAATCCTCCATCAGGATGCCGTTTTCATACAAGGTGTCCTGTAGCTTTTGACAGATGCAGTATTGATGAGCCGGAGTTGCAGCCGGTTCCGGAAGCTCATGGCTTAGGGCATTTGGCGGCATGCCATCTTATAAATGGTTAATGGTGGATAAACAAAAAAGCGATTTCAAACTTTGATATTAAAACGCTGCCTTTAAATCGGAAATTATTTATTTGGCACGATATCCTATTGTGAGATATCAGGAGACGAGTTATCCGGGTATGATGGGGGAGTGATATCCTGTGACGTAGTCTCGGGTAACGTAGTATCAGATAACGGTATTTCCTGGGACGGTATATCCCGGTTTTCCGGACTTATTTCCAAACCCGCCTTGAGAAAGGCCATTCGACCTATTATAAAATCTATTTTTCGCTTTATCAGATCTGATTCTATCTCATCAGGGCCAAGTAACATTGCTCTTTTTAAATATTCATGAGCGGTTTTCAACTCAGTAAGTGTATCTTTATTTAAAGCTATATCCCCTTTATAAATAAGCACCATTCTGTCTATTTTATTTAAACGGGCATTGGCCTGCTGCATAAGATCGTCGTTAATTGCAAAAGATAAAGACTTGTTCAAATAAGTTCTCATTCCTTCAAAGTCGGGGAGACCCGGCACGTCCATTACTGCATCAGCCTTCTCAATGTAATATTTTGCTATTAACGGAAAAACTTCTTCACGTGTATACACCTCTTTTAAAGGGTTCGGGGCTTCCGCTCCGGGCATGACAATAAAAAGTTCTCTGCCGAGAGGAGAGAATCTTCCCTTCCATATTTCTATTGCTCCCTGCTTATATTCTATAAAGTAATTATCTGTGTTTAAACGGCTTGCCATTAAGGTTATAGAAATTAAGGCTGCAACGATTAAAGCTATAGTTAACATTGTTGTCTTTTTCATAAAAGATACACCTTTAGGATTAATTACCCTGCCCCGATATGATATTAGATCGGATATTATGCAAAGCTCCGGATTTTTGAGGGCTTATCTTAATTTATATTCCATATTTTGTAAACATCTTTCGGAAAGTTAAAAAAGCATAAAACATTATAGTTTTTAGAGTAACATACCGAATGAAGAAATAAAATAAGTTTGTTCATGATACTTATTGAGTTATAATACGAAATATATGAAAAACAAACATTATACCAGGTATGGAGAGCTATATAGCAATGACCAGTAAAACCCTTAATTGCGGTAATATCGAAGAAAAAAAAGAACGGCTGATTTCAATTTTAAAAAATTATGATTCACTTGCGATTGCCTTTTCAGGAGGTGTTGACAGCTCCTATTTGCTTGCTTTGTCACATAAAGTTATGGGTAAGAAAGTTTTTGCTATTACAGCCATATCACCGGTTCATCCGGCAAGAGAAATTAAATTTGCACAAAAATTTGCAGCAAGTCGTAAGATCAGGCATGTAATCATTAAATCGGACGAGATGAGTCTTCCGGAATTTATAGCAAACAACAGAAACAGATGTTATGTATGCAAGAAAATTCTTTTTCCGAAGATGCTTGAGTATGCGGTAAAATCAGGAGTAAAAGATCTGGTTCATGGTGCAAATGTTGATGATCTCAATGACTTCCGTCCCGGTTTTTCAGCCGCTTCAGAGTCAAAAATTGCAGCTCCCCTGATAGATGCCGGGCTTTCAAAAAAGGATATACGCCAGCTTTCAAAAAACATGAATCTTGAAACATGGAATAAACCTGCAATGGCATGTCTTGCTACAAGAATACCATATGGGACAAGTATTACAGCCGAAATTTTAAATAAGATTGAAGATGCAGAAAATGCTTTAATCGATCTTGGTTTTAGCACCTGCCGTGTCCGTCATCATGGCGATCTTGCAAGAATCGAGGTGCCTCCTAAAGATTTTAAAAAGATATTAAGCAAAGAAAATATGGAAGCAATCATCAAAACAATAAAAAAGGCAGGTTATTTATACGTTACAATGGATATTGAAGGCTATATTCAGGGAAGTATGAACAGGTGAGCCAGTTTCAAAACGTCCCATTTTGGCCGATCTCTACGTTGGGTGAAAATTTCGCACGAAGTGAAGCTTTAGCGCTATCCTCGAAATACTAAATGTATTCCTGTGGTTAAAATTTTCACCCGCCTTGACCTTGACCAAACTGAAACGTTTTGAAAGTGGCTCAAGTAGTAAAGATTTAAACAAACGGTAAATTATCAGGTAAATTTAGATTGTCGGGCGTTATAAATTATTGGGGGCAGTTATCCCCTTTAAATTTTATATTAATAATAATATTATCTTTGTTAACCTCGAAATATCCCGCGCATTCTGTTTTTTTGATTTGATGTTCAATCGTCAACCCCCCATCGGATGTGCTTGTACCGTAAGAGTATGCCCCTGTTTTGGTATTATAAATATCAATATCCTTGCGTTGGGGCTGTCTTAAAACCGGAACAGGATAAAATTTTTTAATGTTTTTAATGACAATATATACTGTATTTCCGTTTGGAGCAGTAATTGAACGGTCAGGATAACCATGCTTTTCAACAAGTTTGTTAATATTTACTCCTATCCACTTTTTCCGGACTTCATCTATTGTTTGCCCGGCAAAAGTCATATCTATTGCTGTAAATGATAAAAGAAACAGCAAAATAATGGTTAAATTAAAAATTATATTTGGATTTGTTTTGTATTTCATGAAATTCTCTTTTCAGGTTGTTGAGTTATATTTTGTTACGAATATACTAAAAAGAGTGTTTAATTGCAATATAAAAACCGGGAAGCTCATTTTCCACTCAATCTGTAGGATTTCTTTAGGTTGCAATGTGATAGTTAATCCTATTTTTTACAGGCTTTTACCGGCGCTTTCGGTCAGACCCCAAAGCCTATAACCCCTATGTCTGGATTTCGGGATGGCAAAATACTATTTTCTGGAAATATTATAATAGATAAGTATTACAATGAAGTTGCAGAACAGGCCTATAATAAGTCCGTCCAATCCTGCCGGATTATCCAAAATAAAATTCCAGACAATAACACCAATAACACCGGCTATGGCACCGGCTATAAAATGCTTTGTTTTTGTTTTATAACCAAGGATGGCAAGTGTCAGGGGCGCAAGCACTATGGGTGACCAGAAATTATATGAATAAAGAAGTATGTCAAGAACGCTTTTAATCTTTACCGCAAAAACAATTGCGATAATACCTGTCAGAACATTAACTGAGCGTACCTGTAGCAGTTCCGATGACGAATTGTGATTTTTACTTAAAGGTTTCACAATGTCATTAACAAAAGCAACTGCTGCGGCATTCAGAAACGAATCTGCAGAAGACATAACAATGGAAATAACTCCTGCAATTACAATCCCTTTAAGCCCGATTGGCAGAACGGTATTAATTACAAATGGCATGGAAAGATTAGGATCCAGATCAGGTTTTATAACCAATGCAACAATTCCAATTAAACCTGTAATCGCGAAAAAGGGAAAAGAAAATAGTCCGCTCCACAAAATACCTTTGGCTGTATGCTTTGATTCTTTTGAAAGAAAAAGCCTTTGCACATAAGGAGGCACCAGGGTTTCCCCAAAAAGAAAGGACATAAAAAGAACTGAAAGTTGTAAAAATGTCCTGCCTGTTCCAAGAAAAGAAAAGTGTGTTGCAGGAACAGCACTTTTAACCGCTGCCCAGCCGCCTGCATAGTGAATTCCGAAAATCAGTGTCAGGGGAATTCCAATTGACAGTATAATAAATTGAAAAACATCTGTAAAAACAACAGCACGCATTCCGCCAACAGTTGAATAGACAATAACAATACCGCACCCGATAAGTATACCGTACATACGCGGAATGCCCATAAAAACATTAAATATATAGCCCATTGCGCCTACCTGTGCCCCGAGAATCCCTGCGCACACTGCAACAGACATTATACCGGTTATTATTTTACCGCTTTTGCCATAGTTTTCATACATGATGTCGCCAACGGAAATCGCATCAGGATATTTTCCCATTTTTGGCGCGATCAGGGTCGCAACCAGGATTTCCTTGAGACTGAATCCCCACAAAGCAAAGATATTTACAATACCGAAAATGAATACTTTCTCAGCATTTCCCATGGAAAAGCCGCCGCCAATAAATGAGGCGGAAATGGTTGCGAAAATAACCCAGGTACCGAATGAACGATCAGACACAGAAAAATGTGTCAGGTTTTTTACGCCTTTTCCTGCCCAGACTCCGATCGCGAGGACACACAACAAATAAATAATGGTGATTGCCTGATCCATAAGCAATATCCTTTCGGTTAAAAAGGGGGTAAGTAAAAAAGAGGGACAGCCGTTACAATAAAAATCATACTTATGAGCCACTTTCAAAACGTTTCAGTTTGGTTAAGCTCAAGGCGGAAGAAAATTTCAACCGCAGGAATACATTTAGTATTTCGAGGATAGCGCTAATGGTTAGCGCTATGCTTCACTACGTGTCACTTCGTGCGAAATTTGAGCCCAACGCAGAGATCGGCTAAAATGGGGCGTTTTGAAACTGGCTCATCAGTTTCTATTTGGACTGACGGTATAGTTTAACTCCCCATGAAAGTCATTTTTCTACATTATCAGCGATTTCATTATTTTGTCAGACACCTTGATTCCCGTTGGATATTCTTTTAAATCTATTGCCGCCAGTATTTTCAGACACGCTTCGGTTGTCGTATTTGCTATAAATAAGTTTACAAGTTGCATACGTCCCCGATACTACCGTCATTTAAAAAAGAGCCCATCTTTTTTAATAGGGGGTGTTTTTTCTCTTGACGAACCCTTTAATGGGTGACCCCATTTCTTTATTTGAAAGGCGCGATACGAGCGTCCTACTCAACGCCCTTGTTGGCCTGGGCATGTTTTGGAAAATATTTTACTCCTGGTAGATCCTTAAAATGGGTGTCCAATGTCCATATGTCACATTGATATGATTTTGCAGTGGCAAAAATTATGCTATCCGCCATCGGCAATTTATGTATTAGACTCAGCTTGGCAGCACTTAAAGATAGGCTTATGCTAAGTTCGATTACTTTTCCTTTTTGCATTGCAGCTACTGATTGCAACGCCTCATTCTCTCCGGCTTCACGTAAAACGACTTTAAATACTTCATATATGGTAATGATAGGGACAATTAGGGATGAAACGTCTTCTAAAGGCATAGAAAATTGTGTTGCATTAGGCCCACCAGAAAAGTATTCCAGCCAACCAGACGAATCGACAATGTTCATAAGCGGTCACTTTCACGCTCGAATTCTGTATCAATTCCTTTTATAAATCCACGGAGATCTGAAATATCTTTGTCAGGAATTAATTCGATTCTTCCTTCATACTCAATGACTGTTAATTTTTGCCCAGGGCGTAGTCGCATAGTTTCACGGATTAACTTAGGAATAACCACCTGAAATTTTGGAGAAACTGTTACTGTTTGCATGATTGCACCTCGATCGGTTTGGTTTTTGTAATACATTATCATGATCGATAGGGTCTTGTCAATTTCAAGAGGCCAACAAGCAGTTGAGCAGCTCCCCTGCTCAACTGCCTTGTTGGATGATATGGTTTCAAAAATGGGGCAGTAAATTACCGTCTATTTGAGAAACGCATAAAAGCATAGACGTTACTACCCAGGCTTTTCTGGAAATTATTCTGGCGTTTGTCCTGTTAATATTTGTTGTAGGACTTTTGGTCTGGTTTTTTGAAAGGAAGAAAAACCAGGAACAATTCGGCGGCAGCTTTCTGGCAGGATATTTTATTTCGCTATCTGGGAGAACCGACTTCTTGATAAAGGAATAATAGGGCCTGCATGAAAATCCTTAAGCGAGATCTACTTCTAAATCATTTGGGGTTAAAGAGTTACACCTGATTCTTACCTTATTTGGAAAGCATATTTTCAGAAAGTTCCTTTTGCCTTGATTCATAAACGGCCTCGCTTATGAGACCTTGATTATAAGTTCCTCAAAGCTTATTGAGGCTTTTCTTCAAGATCAAGACCGATATTAAGTGCTGGTGCAACATAGGCGCCAGGAACCGCCTTTTCCAGAGTTAAAAAAAATCCTGAAAGCAAGCATAATTCGCCTGTCTCTTTTTCTTCATGTTCAAGATAATGCCCTGAGTCAATGGTGGGCAGGTATCAGTTTGCTCGATATAAGCAAGGCATGAATAATTTTAACTGCAATACCTTTTTATAACCGCTGTGCCCCTGACCAACCAAGTGCACTCAGTTGATAGGACAAATAGTGTCTGATACTTTTTGACGAGAAACTTTCGACATCTTTATATTGTCCTATACTAATCAACTCGATTTCTTTGAGTACGTTTGATAATCAATCCAATTATAATCGAAGGTATTGATAGCAGTGGGCAAAAAATGATTAAACTATAAAGAATCCACCATCCTCCTTCTGAATTGTATGTTTTTCCAGAAATAAGCAGTATAATATGAGATATGATTATCAAAAGGGGAAGTTTCGCAAGGTCATAAAATATCTTTGGTCTATTTTTAATGTTATCATTAATATTTCTGTATACAATGAATAAAAAGGAAGAAGCTATAAAGAGGCTGAGAACAAACCTAACTGAAGCGGTTGTTTCACTATATGGGTACATGAAATGGGATTGAATGAGCCACAATATTAGGAGAATTGCGAATGGTATCCAAGGAGGATTTATTTTAATCCAAAACTTGATCTTTGATGGTAATCCGTCGAACCCTTTCCTTTTAAACAGGCAATGAGATGACACCAAGAAACCAAATACACAGCCGATAGGAACCAGGGCAATGAGGCTTGCATATTCCTCAGCATAAGCAGGCTGTATAAATAATGATGGGCCAAGAATTAATAAAGGCACCAATGCTCCTTGAATAGAGCCAATTAGTGGAGAGCATAGCTTTATACTTTCAAAAACAACAAAAATAACCCCTATTAAAAACATGATAATTCCAAACGGATATTGCTGTTTCGCCCATTCAATCCAAAGACCTAACGGGATGTAGGTAACAATAAGAGTAAGCGTCAAAACAATATCTATCTTGGCGAGTCGATTCTGCATATTTTAATTAGGAAATTATCTTCAACAGAGTAGAATTTTCAGGTACATCACCCACATTTTTCCCATAGTAGGCATAGCGGATGATTCTATCGGTATCCACCAGAAAAACCGCTGGCAACTGTTTCTCCCGACCTTCGTATTTACCATGCCCATATCCCAGTTTATTAGAAGCCAGCCCTTTTCTAATAACACTTGGTGTTAAATAACGAAAAATAGACCCAACCTTGACACCGTATTGTTCAAAAATCTCCGCTTTAGGATCACAGACGACGGTTAATGGTATTTCTTTCTGCTCTTTCTGATCTCTCATTACTTCCGGTGCGCTCTGCAAAACAGCTACAGGCCTTACTCCGTGTGCTTCAAACTGATCCAAATCCCGGATCAGCTCATCGATTTTTATCCGGCATAGTGGACAGCCGATATATCTTAGAAACAATAAAAAAACTTTGCTTTGTTCAAGCATATTGTAAAAACTATTATTTCCATTCCAAAGGGTCTCAAAAGAAAAATCCGGGGCTGTATCTCCGATCGAAAACAAGCCGTTCATAGCGTTCTCCCTATATAGTGGAAAAAGTATTGATAAGAATTTAGGCAATATTAATCTGCTATCAATGTAACCATATCAGACATCTGGAAATTATATCCTTAGCGTTCCAGATATATTTTCATCTTACATCCTAACTTAAAAAATGAAGAAGAACCATCTTTGCCCTTTTTTATATTTAAAATTATCTTCTGTAATCTCCTGAATATATTTAACACCGGAAATAGTATTTAAAGACCCCAATGCCCCTTTCTATCAAAAGCCATGTAAATTTGATCAGCTTCTCCTGCAATCGCTTCAATGGCGCGATAA is part of the Pseudomonadota bacterium genome and encodes:
- a CDS encoding extracellular solute-binding protein produces the protein MKIYIRFIKLFLVAGILLICTQSYAAPQLPKDIKWLTNNSDPVFACTDAKKGGIFHTALMSFPMTFRVVGPDSNSSFRSAILGNQLSLIGIHPNTLNIIPEIATHWAFGKDKKTMYFKLNKKARWSDGVPVTAADFAYTLDFMRSKHIVAPWYNDYYAKEIDRVIVYDDYTLAVVATKAEPDLYLKLGISPTPRHYYKKLDKNFVRKYNWKIVPNTGPYQISDFVKGKTVAFKRKINWWGENLKYFKNRYNVDKIIFKVIRDSNIIWEYFKKGKIDEYNMTIPEYWHVKSKTQVIENGYVHKIWFFNDTQQSATGLWLNQDKEIFKDIYVRYAFAHAMNVEKVIEKVLRNDYFRLEHGFMGYGHYSNEKIRARRFDLNKVDFYMKKAGWKRGSDGIWEKGKNRFSVNVAYGHDEHTPRLVVLKEEAKKAGIELLLQKLDPTAVYKKVLEKKHDVAWMGWSTSFRPQYWEHFHSANAHKPQTNNITNTDNPEMDKLIDAYRNSLVEKERIKLSLEIQQKIHDLCVFVPTFMVPYTRDAYWRWWKFPKVFGTKNSTDLFDPFSSMTGGLFWFDANSYDETKKAMKKGEEFDPVSMTDETYKMKTITMKIQ
- a CDS encoding ABC transporter ATP-binding protein, encoding MAENEILKVENLVTSFNTEAGRIRAVDDVSFAVNKGEVFGIVGESGCGKSVTALSIMRLLPKPAGQIDSGRIIFSGTDIVSLPVESMHQIRGNKISMIFQEPMTALNPVHTIGDQINEVYLLRNPGRKIKDIREDSIEMLKKVGISDPEKRIKDYPHSISGGMRQRVMIAMALACKPDVLIADEPTTALDVTIQAQILDLMKKLQDETGMAIIFITHALGVIAETSKRVLVMYAGKIAETAPVESLFKKPMHPYTKGLFLSIPRLEGKRKTRLHVIKGAVPALNELPEGCRFKNRCPEAMDICGTVSPPSVRIEDNHFVSCYLYV
- a CDS encoding ATP-binding cassette domain-containing protein; its protein translation is MSEYLIETKNIKVHFPVYGGILRRKTGKVYAVDGVSIKVKKGETIGLVGESGCGKTTTGRAIIRLYNLTKGDIFFEGENISRLSDREMRPHRRNMQMIFQDPFESLDARQTIGDILEEPLLVHKLGSSQTRLEEVLNLLSRVGIPQNAVNRFPHEFSGGQRQRIGIARSIALKPKLIVCDEPVSALDVSIQSQILNLLIDLQSEMNLTYIFIAHDLSVVKHISDNIAVMYLGKIVEYTDADSIYENPLHPYTKALISAIPVPDPSIKNKKIVLYGDVPSPLNPPSGCRFHTRCPVAFDRCSIDEPELQPVPEAHGLGHLAACHLING
- the larE gene encoding ATP-dependent sacrificial sulfur transferase LarE — protein: MTSKTLNCGNIEEKKERLISILKNYDSLAIAFSGGVDSSYLLALSHKVMGKKVFAITAISPVHPAREIKFAQKFAASRKIRHVIIKSDEMSLPEFIANNRNRCYVCKKILFPKMLEYAVKSGVKDLVHGANVDDLNDFRPGFSAASESKIAAPLIDAGLSKKDIRQLSKNMNLETWNKPAMACLATRIPYGTSITAEILNKIEDAENALIDLGFSTCRVRHHGDLARIEVPPKDFKKILSKENMEAIIKTIKKAGYLYVTMDIEGYIQGSMNR
- a CDS encoding sodium:solute symporter family protein encodes the protein MDQAITIIYLLCVLAIGVWAGKGVKNLTHFSVSDRSFGTWVIFATISASFIGGGFSMGNAEKVFIFGIVNIFALWGFSLKEILVATLIAPKMGKYPDAISVGDIMYENYGKSGKIITGIMSVAVCAGILGAQVGAMGYIFNVFMGIPRMYGILIGCGIVIVYSTVGGMRAVVFTDVFQFIILSIGIPLTLIFGIHYAGGWAAVKSAVPATHFSFLGTGRTFLQLSVLFMSFLFGETLVPPYVQRLFLSKESKHTAKGILWSGLFSFPFFAITGLIGIVALVIKPDLDPNLSMPFVINTVLPIGLKGIVIAGVISIVMSSADSFLNAAAVAFVNDIVKPLSKNHNSSSELLQVRSVNVLTGIIAIVFAVKIKSVLDILLYSYNFWSPIVLAPLTLAILGYKTKTKHFIAGAIAGVIGVIVWNFILDNPAGLDGLIIGLFCNFIVILIYYNISRK
- a CDS encoding type II toxin-antitoxin system VapC family toxin; the encoded protein is MNIVDSSGWLEYFSGGPNATQFSMPLEDVSSLIVPIITIYEVFKVVLREAGENEALQSVAAMQKGKVIELSISLSLSAAKLSLIHKLPMADSIIFATAKSYQCDIWTLDTHFKDLPGVKYFPKHAQANKGVE
- a CDS encoding AbrB/MazE/SpoVT family DNA-binding domain-containing protein, with product MQTVTVSPKFQVVIPKLIRETMRLRPGQKLTVIEYEGRIELIPDKDISDLRGFIKGIDTEFERESDRL
- a CDS encoding AhpC/TSA family protein, encoding MNGLFSIGDTAPDFSFETLWNGNNSFYNMLEQSKVFLLFLRYIGCPLCRIKIDELIRDLDQFEAHGVRPVAVLQSAPEVMRDQKEQKEIPLTVVCDPKAEIFEQYGVKVGSIFRYLTPSVIRKGLASNKLGYGHGKYEGREKQLPAVFLVDTDRIIRYAYYGKNVGDVPENSTLLKIIS